In the Argonema galeatum A003/A1 genome, one interval contains:
- the fabF gene encoding beta-ketoacyl-ACP synthase II yields MTDFEGKRVVVTGLGAITPIGNTLAEYWEGLLSGRNGIGPITLFDASRHDCRIAGEVKGFDPHDSMDRKDAKRMDRFAQFAVSASKQAIADAQFVINELNAEQVGAIIGTGIGGLKVLEDQQEIYLTKGPDRCSPFMIPMMIANMAAGLTAIHTGAKGPNSCSVTACAAGSNAIGDAFRLIQRGYAQAMICGGTEAAVTPLSLAGFAAARALSKRNDDPAHASRPFDRDRDGFVMGEGAGILLLEELEHALSRKAKIYAEIVGYGMTCDAYHMTSPVPGGEGAARAIQLCLKDSGLTPEQVSYINAHGTSTSANDVTETAAIKKALGDHAYKAAISSTKSMTGHLLGGSGGIEAVATVMAVANDRIPPTINLENPDVGCDLDYVPNQSRAQKVEVALSNSFGFGGHNVTLAFKKYASNG; encoded by the coding sequence ATGACAGATTTTGAAGGTAAGCGCGTTGTTGTTACTGGTTTGGGCGCGATTACACCCATTGGCAATACCTTAGCTGAGTATTGGGAAGGATTGTTGAGCGGACGCAACGGCATTGGGCCGATTACCTTGTTTGATGCGTCCCGCCATGATTGCCGCATCGCTGGCGAAGTGAAGGGATTTGACCCCCATGACAGCATGGATCGTAAGGATGCCAAACGCATGGATCGCTTTGCCCAGTTTGCAGTTTCTGCTAGCAAGCAAGCGATCGCAGACGCCCAGTTTGTCATCAACGAACTGAACGCAGAACAGGTAGGCGCAATCATCGGCACCGGCATTGGCGGTCTTAAAGTATTGGAAGATCAGCAAGAAATATACTTGACAAAAGGGCCGGATCGCTGTAGTCCCTTTATGATTCCCATGATGATCGCCAACATGGCAGCCGGATTAACCGCTATTCACACAGGCGCTAAGGGGCCTAACTCCTGTTCTGTAACCGCCTGTGCCGCTGGTTCCAATGCGATCGGGGATGCCTTTCGCCTGATCCAGCGGGGATACGCCCAAGCCATGATTTGCGGTGGCACGGAAGCAGCAGTAACACCTCTATCTTTAGCGGGATTTGCAGCAGCGCGAGCGCTATCGAAGCGCAACGACGACCCAGCCCATGCCTCTCGTCCGTTCGATCGCGATCGCGATGGATTCGTCATGGGCGAAGGAGCCGGTATCCTCCTATTGGAAGAACTGGAACACGCCCTCAGTCGCAAAGCCAAGATTTACGCCGAAATAGTCGGCTACGGCATGACCTGCGATGCCTACCACATGACCTCCCCAGTACCAGGTGGAGAAGGAGCAGCCAGGGCAATCCAGCTGTGTTTGAAAGACAGCGGTCTAACTCCAGAACAAGTTAGCTACATCAACGCCCACGGCACCAGTACATCAGCTAACGATGTCACCGAAACAGCAGCAATTAAAAAAGCTTTGGGAGACCATGCCTACAAAGCGGCCATTTCCTCGACAAAATCGATGACAGGTCATCTTTTGGGCGGTTCGGGTGGCATTGAAGCAGTTGCTACCGTCATGGCGGTAGCTAATGACCGAATTCCACCAACCATTAACTTAGAAAACCCCGATGTCGGGTGCGACCTAGATTATGTCCCCAACCAAAGTCGCGCCCAAAAAGTAGAAGTGGCACTGTCCAATTCTTTTGGTTTCGGGGGCCACAACGTCACCTTAGCATTTAAAAAATACGCCTCTAATGGGTAA
- a CDS encoding YqhA family protein: MRFSKKVEQVTENLLWGVRFLAIVPVLFGLVSVINLFWLGSLEIIEGVKQYSEFEGPHSEFTTKVMTSIIGGVDLYLIGIVLMLFSFGIYELFISKIDVGRANQEIRILEIHSLDELKDKILKVIVIVLVVRIFKQVARMPITTYQEILYLAIAILLIAASSYLLHSQGGSKHNKPSNHE; the protein is encoded by the coding sequence ATGCGGTTTAGCAAAAAAGTCGAGCAAGTTACAGAAAATTTGCTGTGGGGTGTTAGATTTTTGGCAATCGTACCTGTATTGTTCGGATTAGTTAGCGTTATCAATTTATTTTGGCTTGGGAGCTTGGAAATTATTGAAGGAGTTAAACAATACTCGGAATTTGAAGGTCCTCACTCTGAATTTACTACAAAAGTAATGACAAGTATCATTGGTGGAGTCGATCTTTATTTGATCGGAATAGTTTTAATGCTTTTTAGTTTTGGAATATACGAACTATTTATTTCCAAAATTGATGTGGGCAGAGCAAATCAGGAAATCCGTATTTTGGAAATTCATTCGTTAGATGAACTAAAAGATAAGATTTTAAAGGTCATTGTAATCGTTCTAGTAGTGAGAATTTTTAAACAAGTTGCGAGAATGCCTATTACAACATACCAAGAAATCCTCTATTTAGCTATTGCGATTCTACTGATTGCTGCTAGTAGTTACTTGCTGCATAGTCAAGGTGGTTCCAAACACAATAAGCCATCTAATCATGAATAG
- a CDS encoding NAD(P)/FAD-dependent oxidoreductase encodes MSQISLQVVVIGGGAAGFLAAITCAESHPHTQVTLLEAGRQPLSKVRVSGGGRCNVTHACFDPAVLVQNYPRGGKALRGAFSRFQPRDTVAWFAARGVQLKTESDGRMFPVSDDSATIVDCLMQTAKAAGVKLRTGVTVASVKEILPPSVPPPRGEDREEILFANGNKFEIELKSGEKLKCDRILLATGSNPTGYQIAKALGHHIEPPVPSLFTFNVPEPSLKDLAGVSVDNVRVRLQVGTSPPTPLRSTERGGNGEFEQTGPILITHWGLSGPAVLKLSAWGARVLHDCHYQATLLINWLPQYNPESLRQILLNVKSQLVRRQISTSCPVLLPRRLWEYLVTRVGISTEDKWSGISNKLLDRLIQELIQGQYQINGKGVFKEEFVTCGGVSLKEVDFKTMESKCCAGLYFSGEILDIDGVTGGFNFQSAWTTAHLAGNAIGVRE; translated from the coding sequence GTGTCACAAATATCACTACAAGTTGTAGTAATTGGGGGTGGGGCAGCTGGTTTTTTGGCTGCCATTACCTGTGCCGAAAGCCATCCTCACACCCAAGTAACCTTACTAGAAGCGGGTCGTCAACCCCTCAGCAAAGTGCGCGTCTCCGGTGGGGGTCGCTGTAACGTCACCCACGCTTGCTTCGATCCAGCTGTGTTGGTGCAAAACTATCCTAGAGGAGGCAAAGCTTTGCGGGGTGCTTTCAGCCGATTTCAACCCCGCGATACGGTGGCGTGGTTTGCAGCGCGAGGTGTCCAGCTGAAAACCGAGTCGGATGGACGGATGTTTCCCGTAAGCGATGATTCGGCGACGATTGTAGATTGTTTGATGCAGACAGCTAAGGCAGCTGGGGTAAAACTTCGCACTGGGGTAACTGTTGCTTCAGTCAAGGAGATCCTACCCCCCTCTGTCCCCCCGCCACGGGGGGAAGATCGGGAAGAAATTTTATTTGCTAATGGCAATAAGTTTGAGATCGAATTGAAATCGGGAGAGAAGTTGAAATGCGATCGCATCCTGCTTGCCACCGGCAGTAACCCAACAGGTTACCAAATAGCCAAAGCATTGGGTCATCACATCGAACCACCAGTTCCTTCTCTGTTTACCTTTAACGTACCCGAACCCAGCCTGAAAGATTTGGCTGGTGTAAGCGTAGATAACGTTCGCGTGCGATTGCAAGTTGGAACCTCACCCCCAACCCCTCTCCGTTCAACTGAGAGAGGAGGTAATGGCGAATTTGAACAAACTGGCCCAATACTAATTACTCACTGGGGTTTAAGTGGCCCTGCCGTGCTGAAACTCTCCGCCTGGGGTGCCAGAGTGCTGCACGATTGCCACTATCAGGCAACATTGCTAATTAATTGGCTTCCTCAGTACAATCCAGAAAGCCTGCGTCAAATCCTATTGAATGTTAAATCTCAGTTGGTACGACGCCAGATTTCCACCAGCTGCCCAGTTCTTCTCCCCCGACGCCTCTGGGAATATTTAGTCACCCGTGTGGGCATTAGTACAGAAGATAAATGGTCGGGTATATCTAACAAACTCCTGGATCGGCTAATTCAAGAACTCATTCAAGGCCAATACCAGATTAATGGCAAAGGCGTTTTTAAAGAAGAATTTGTCACCTGTGGCGGCGTCAGCCTTAAAGAAGTAGACTTCAAAACTATGGAAAGCAAATGCTGTGCGGGTCTTTACTTTTCTGGTGAAATTCTGGATATCGATGGCGTAACTGGTGGCTTTAATTTCCAGAGTGCTTGGACAACCGCGCACTTAGCAGGTAACGCAATAGGAGTTAGAGAATAG
- a CDS encoding SRPBCC family protein: MPDGDKLDKSQAETYSYYLRVAQTKMTLPSVSDSIAWADCAVWNQRQEAALLSGEILLFVRSHSAWGGACTAGMYLPILRSHAWQQLTDYPRWVQYFPDLIRSEVLHRGDSLTGKSKRLYQIARKAFLIFTAEVEIYLKVFEVVQQQIQFRMEKGSFIDFAADLKLQDCGNGTILTYSVQATPIIPVPSIFIQQAMHLDLPTNMRKMRQVLCGKV; the protein is encoded by the coding sequence TTGCCTGACGGTGATAAGTTGGACAAGTCTCAAGCCGAAACCTATTCGTATTATTTAAGAGTTGCTCAAACTAAAATGACTCTACCTTCTGTATCGGACTCTATTGCCTGGGCTGACTGCGCGGTGTGGAATCAAAGGCAGGAAGCAGCATTGCTATCTGGGGAGATTTTGCTTTTTGTGCGATCGCATTCTGCCTGGGGCGGTGCCTGTACGGCGGGAATGTATCTGCCGATACTGCGATCGCACGCTTGGCAACAGCTGACTGATTACCCCCGCTGGGTGCAATACTTTCCCGACCTGATCCGCAGTGAAGTTTTACACCGAGGTGATAGCCTGACTGGAAAGAGCAAACGTCTGTATCAAATTGCCAGAAAAGCTTTTCTCATCTTCACCGCTGAAGTGGAAATTTACCTAAAGGTATTTGAGGTAGTGCAGCAGCAAATCCAGTTCCGCATGGAAAAAGGCAGCTTTATCGATTTTGCAGCAGACTTAAAGCTACAAGATTGCGGCAACGGCACCATACTTACCTACAGCGTACAGGCAACACCCATTATCCCAGTGCCATCTATTTTCATTCAACAAGCAATGCACTTGGACTTGCCTACCAATATGCGGAAAATGCGTCAGGTTCTCTGCGGTAAAGTCTAG
- the acpP gene encoding acyl carrier protein, which produces MSEQEIFQKVQKIVAEQLSVEATDVKPEAHFTNDLGADSLDTVELVMALEEEFDIEIPDDAAEKILTVQQAVDHINEKVAASA; this is translated from the coding sequence ATGAGCGAACAGGAAATTTTTCAGAAAGTTCAAAAAATTGTGGCAGAGCAATTGAGCGTTGAAGCCACTGACGTCAAACCAGAAGCCCATTTTACCAACGATTTGGGGGCTGATTCCCTAGATACGGTAGAACTGGTGATGGCCTTAGAAGAAGAATTTGATATCGAAATTCCCGACGATGCGGCAGAAAAGATTTTGACGGTTCAACAGGCGGTAGACCACATCAACGAAAAAGTGGCAGCATCAGCATAA
- a CDS encoding CoB--CoM heterodisulfide reductase iron-sulfur subunit B family protein, with translation MTLKYAYFPGCVAQGACRELYQSTAALTKALGIELIELKKASCCGSGTFKEESQLLEDTVNARNIALAEELNLPLLTHCSTCQGVIGHVDERLKESQQTNPAYLEQINGLLKKESCSPYRGSTQVKHLLWALVGDYGLQALQERVTRKLSNLRCAAFYGCYLLRSQKSIPFDDPFQPESMENVFRAIGATPIYYRGRTQCCGWPLSSYATTQSFKMAGAHIQEAIEAGADCMVTPCPLCHLNLDSRQPEVEKVIERKLGLPVLHLPQLVALALGIEPKQLGLDRHIVSTHPVLEKLGF, from the coding sequence ATGACACTTAAATATGCTTACTTTCCTGGCTGCGTTGCCCAAGGTGCCTGCCGGGAACTTTACCAATCGACAGCAGCCCTCACCAAAGCACTGGGGATTGAGCTGATAGAGCTGAAAAAAGCTTCCTGCTGCGGTTCCGGCACTTTTAAAGAAGAATCTCAGCTGTTGGAAGATACTGTCAATGCCCGCAATATTGCCCTAGCTGAGGAATTGAACCTGCCACTGCTCACCCATTGCAGCACCTGTCAGGGAGTCATCGGTCATGTAGACGAAAGGCTCAAGGAATCCCAGCAAACCAACCCAGCCTACTTAGAACAGATTAACGGCTTATTAAAAAAAGAGAGTTGTTCGCCTTATCGCGGCAGCACCCAGGTTAAACATCTGCTATGGGCTTTGGTTGGAGATTACGGCCTCCAAGCGCTCCAAGAACGAGTTACTCGTAAGCTTAGCAATCTTCGCTGTGCAGCCTTCTATGGCTGCTACCTCCTGCGATCGCAAAAGTCAATCCCATTTGACGACCCCTTCCAGCCAGAATCAATGGAAAATGTGTTTCGGGCGATTGGGGCAACGCCAATTTATTATAGAGGGCGGACTCAGTGTTGCGGCTGGCCGCTTTCCAGCTATGCCACAACTCAATCTTTTAAAATGGCTGGGGCGCATATTCAGGAAGCTATAGAGGCTGGTGCCGATTGTATGGTAACGCCCTGCCCATTGTGCCACCTCAATTTAGATTCTCGTCAACCAGAAGTGGAAAAGGTGATTGAGCGTAAGCTGGGTTTGCCTGTGCTGCATTTACCGCAATTGGTTGCTTTAGCGCTGGGAATTGAGCCAAAGCAACTTGGTTTAGATCGACACATTGTCTCCACTCATCCCGTCTTGGAGAAATTGGGATTTTAG
- the tkt gene encoding transketolase, translating into MAVATQSLQELCINSIRFLAIDAVEKAKSGHPGLPMGAAPMAFVLWDSFMRYNPKNPKWFNRDRFVLSAGHGSMLQYALLYLTGYDSVTIEDIKQFRQWESKTPGHPENFMTAGVEVTTGPLGQGIANGVGLAIAEAHLAAKFNKPDATIVDHYTYVILGDGCNMEGISGEACSFAGHLGLGKLIALYDDNHISIDGSTDIAFTEDVSKRFEAYGWHVLHVKDGNTDLEGIAKAIEAAKAVTDKPTMIKVTTTIGYGSPNKANTAGVHGAALGADEVKLTREKLGWQHEPFVVPQDALNHMGKAVERGAGYENDWNKTFAEYKAKYPQEAAEFERYISSKLPDGWDKVLPTYTAEDKALPTRKHSENCLNKLASVLPELIGGSADLTHSNLTEIKGIGDFQKGQYQNPNIHFGVREHGMGAICNGIALHGSGLIPYGATFLIFTDYMRAAIRLSALSQAGAIWVMTHDSIGQGEDGPTHQPIETLASLRAIPNLTVIRPADGNETSGAYKIAIEKAKQNDPTLLAFTRQNVPNLAGTSIEGVAKGGYIVVDSDGTPDIILIGTGSELSLCVTAAEKLTAQGKKARVVSMPSTDIFDAQDAAYKESVLPSSVTKRLSVEAASSFGWHKYVGMGGDCVSIDRFGASAPGGVCLEKFGFSVDNVLAKAKALLG; encoded by the coding sequence ATGGCCGTTGCAACCCAATCACTCCAAGAACTTTGCATTAACTCAATCCGCTTTCTGGCGATTGACGCCGTAGAGAAGGCAAAATCCGGCCATCCAGGACTGCCGATGGGCGCTGCGCCGATGGCGTTTGTGCTGTGGGATAGCTTTATGCGGTATAACCCAAAGAATCCTAAATGGTTTAACCGCGATCGCTTCGTGCTATCAGCTGGACATGGCTCAATGCTACAGTACGCCCTGCTCTACCTGACTGGCTACGACAGCGTAACCATAGAAGACATCAAGCAGTTCCGTCAGTGGGAATCCAAAACCCCCGGACACCCCGAAAACTTTATGACGGCGGGCGTTGAAGTCACAACTGGCCCACTAGGTCAAGGAATTGCCAATGGAGTAGGTTTGGCAATAGCGGAAGCCCACCTTGCTGCTAAATTTAACAAACCCGATGCCACGATTGTTGACCACTACACTTATGTGATTTTGGGTGATGGTTGCAACATGGAAGGTATTTCTGGTGAAGCTTGTTCCTTCGCAGGACACCTGGGATTAGGTAAACTCATCGCTCTATACGACGATAACCACATCTCGATCGATGGTTCTACAGATATAGCATTCACCGAAGATGTTTCCAAGCGGTTTGAAGCTTACGGTTGGCACGTCCTCCACGTCAAAGATGGCAATACCGATTTAGAAGGAATTGCTAAAGCAATTGAAGCAGCAAAAGCTGTCACCGATAAGCCGACCATGATTAAGGTGACAACCACCATCGGTTACGGTTCTCCCAATAAAGCAAACACCGCTGGTGTTCACGGTGCCGCTTTGGGTGCAGACGAAGTAAAACTGACTCGCGAAAAACTGGGTTGGCAACACGAACCTTTCGTAGTTCCACAAGATGCCCTCAACCACATGGGTAAAGCAGTGGAACGCGGCGCTGGCTACGAAAACGATTGGAACAAGACTTTTGCTGAGTACAAAGCTAAGTATCCCCAAGAAGCCGCTGAATTTGAACGTTATATTAGCAGTAAATTGCCCGACGGTTGGGATAAAGTACTACCCACCTACACCGCCGAAGACAAAGCACTGCCCACGCGCAAGCACTCAGAAAACTGTCTCAACAAACTGGCATCAGTTTTACCTGAACTAATTGGTGGTTCCGCCGACCTCACCCACTCCAACCTTACCGAAATCAAGGGAATTGGCGACTTTCAAAAAGGTCAATACCAAAACCCCAACATCCACTTTGGCGTGCGGGAACACGGTATGGGTGCAATCTGTAATGGTATAGCACTGCACGGTTCGGGATTAATTCCCTACGGCGCTACCTTCCTGATCTTCACAGATTATATGCGTGCTGCCATCCGCTTATCTGCCCTATCCCAAGCTGGGGCAATTTGGGTGATGACTCACGATTCGATCGGACAAGGTGAAGATGGCCCGACCCACCAACCGATCGAAACGCTGGCTTCTCTGCGTGCTATTCCTAACCTGACTGTGATTCGCCCCGCAGATGGAAACGAAACCTCTGGGGCTTATAAAATTGCGATCGAAAAAGCCAAGCAAAACGATCCCACCCTGTTAGCCTTCACCCGTCAGAATGTCCCCAACTTGGCAGGTACTTCCATTGAGGGCGTGGCAAAAGGTGGATACATCGTGGTTGATTCGGATGGTACACCGGATATTATCCTGATTGGTACTGGTTCAGAATTGAGCCTCTGCGTCACCGCAGCTGAGAAACTCACCGCCCAAGGCAAGAAAGCCCGTGTTGTCTCAATGCCTTCAACAGATATCTTTGATGCACAGGATGCAGCTTATAAGGAGTCTGTTCTGCCCTCATCTGTCACCAAGCGTTTGTCTGTAGAAGCTGCTAGCAGTTTCGGCTGGCATAAGTACGTGGGTATGGGGGGAGATTGCGTTAGTATCGATCGTTTTGGTGCTTCCGCTCCAGGTGGAGTTTGTCTGGAGAAGTTTGGCTTTAGCGTTGATAATGTTTTAGCTAAAGCTAAGGCATTGTTGGGTTAA
- the lpxD gene encoding UDP-3-O-(3-hydroxymyristoyl)glucosamine N-acyltransferase: MKFSEIVQKLESASNSLISNAAVDPEIIAVAPIDEAPIGTLSYIEGAKFATFVRKTSASALILPQDEALQKQAIERSIAWIATNEPRLLFAQAIALFYKPFRPDVGIHTTAVIHPSVQIGNDVYIGPHAVIQAGVKIGNYVCIHPNVVIYPEAQIGSSTTLHANCTIHERTRIGADCVIHSGAVIGAEGFGFVPTPTGWFKMEQSGCTVLEDGVEVGCNTTIDRPAVGETRIAQNTKIDNLVQIGHGCQVGANCALASQVGLAGGVKVGNRVLLAGQVGIANQAHIGDGAIATAKAGIHSDVEPGAIVTGIPAIPHKVFLKAAAIYSRLPEMYQSLKQIQRRLSDK, from the coding sequence ATGAAATTTAGCGAAATAGTACAAAAACTAGAGTCTGCCTCCAATAGCCTGATATCTAACGCAGCAGTCGATCCTGAAATTATTGCTGTCGCACCGATCGATGAGGCACCTATTGGCACTCTCAGTTACATAGAGGGAGCGAAATTTGCGACTTTTGTGAGGAAAACTTCGGCAAGTGCCTTAATTTTGCCCCAAGACGAAGCGCTACAGAAGCAAGCGATCGAACGGAGTATTGCCTGGATTGCTACAAATGAACCAAGATTATTATTTGCTCAGGCGATCGCACTTTTCTACAAACCCTTCCGTCCAGATGTGGGAATTCATACCACGGCTGTCATTCATCCTTCAGTACAAATCGGTAACGATGTTTATATCGGCCCCCATGCAGTCATCCAAGCAGGGGTAAAGATTGGCAACTACGTCTGCATTCACCCGAACGTGGTAATTTACCCAGAAGCGCAGATAGGCTCTAGCACAACATTACACGCCAACTGCACCATCCACGAACGCACCCGCATAGGCGCAGATTGCGTCATTCACAGCGGTGCAGTTATCGGTGCGGAAGGCTTTGGCTTTGTCCCCACACCCACTGGCTGGTTCAAAATGGAACAATCTGGCTGCACGGTGCTGGAAGATGGCGTGGAAGTTGGCTGCAACACTACAATCGATCGCCCAGCCGTGGGAGAAACGCGCATAGCACAAAACACAAAAATTGACAACCTGGTACAGATCGGTCACGGCTGTCAGGTGGGTGCTAACTGCGCCTTAGCTTCACAAGTGGGATTAGCCGGTGGCGTGAAGGTGGGAAATCGGGTGTTGTTGGCGGGACAGGTGGGAATAGCGAATCAAGCTCATATTGGAGATGGTGCGATCGCCACAGCCAAAGCAGGGATTCACAGCGATGTCGAACCAGGTGCGATCGTAACTGGCATTCCAGCCATTCCCCACAAAGTTTTTCTTAAGGCAGCAGCCATCTACAGCCGCCTTCCAGAAATGTATCAATCTCTTAAACAAATCCAGCGTCGCTTGAGTGACAAGTAA
- a CDS encoding Hsp20/alpha crystallin family protein — protein sequence MRLIRWQPYPEMETLRRQMDRVFDDLTQVNSETRTAWTPGIELHDEDKNIILRAEIPGVEGKDLDIQVTREAISIAGEHRYEKRNEEKGFYHSEFRYGKFQRTVPLPVPIQNDKVEAEFKNGILTLTLPKAEELQRKVVKVNVPNN from the coding sequence ATGAGATTAATACGTTGGCAACCTTACCCAGAAATGGAAACCTTACGTCGTCAAATGGATCGAGTGTTTGACGATCTCACCCAAGTTAACAGCGAAACCCGTACAGCTTGGACACCTGGAATTGAGTTGCATGATGAAGACAAGAATATAATTTTGCGGGCAGAAATTCCCGGTGTCGAAGGTAAAGACTTGGATATCCAAGTTACTCGCGAAGCCATTTCCATTGCTGGCGAACACCGCTATGAAAAGCGCAATGAAGAAAAAGGTTTTTACCACTCTGAATTCCGCTATGGCAAGTTCCAGCGCACCGTTCCCCTCCCAGTTCCCATTCAGAACGATAAGGTAGAAGCTGAATTTAAGAACGGCATCTTGACGCTAACTCTCCCTAAAGCAGAAGAATTGCAGCGTAAAGTTGTCAAGGTGAATGTGCCTAATAACTAA
- a CDS encoding type IV pilin-like G/H family protein encodes MAFKLNRVLMLTKAYPSILIALLTVLSIGINATAKIPTINSNRNSVKEASVKQFGPIIRAKQDEGKSTISSLNRAQQAYYLENSRFASNFGQLGLGISAETGNYSYKVAVVNPRSARSTASAKDTRIRSYTGAVFAIGSGNNTTTIAGICQSNRASRTPPPMPRLVRNNIQCPAGSTKL; translated from the coding sequence ATGGCTTTCAAACTTAACCGTGTTCTTATGTTGACAAAAGCCTACCCTTCCATCTTAATCGCACTGTTGACTGTGCTTTCTATCGGTATAAATGCCACCGCAAAAATTCCGACCATAAACTCTAATCGAAACTCAGTTAAAGAAGCCTCAGTTAAACAATTCGGCCCGATAATACGAGCGAAACAAGACGAGGGTAAAAGCACAATTAGTTCATTGAATAGGGCGCAACAAGCTTATTATCTTGAAAATAGTCGATTTGCATCCAATTTCGGACAATTAGGGCTAGGTATTAGCGCCGAAACTGGCAATTACAGCTACAAAGTTGCGGTTGTAAATCCAAGAAGCGCCCGGTCAACAGCTTCAGCCAAAGACACTAGGATAAGGAGTTATACTGGGGCAGTTTTTGCGATCGGTTCTGGGAATAATACCACAACAATAGCCGGTATTTGTCAAAGCAATAGAGCCTCAAGAACACCTCCCCCTATGCCCCGACTTGTTCGCAACAATATTCAATGTCCTGCGGGATCTACTAAACTCTAA
- a CDS encoding rubredoxin: MQEYVCTACGYIYKPGQGDPEGSIPAGTPFSDISAEDWECPVCGAKKVDFEAYDEPTDE, translated from the coding sequence ATGCAAGAATACGTATGCACAGCCTGCGGCTACATCTACAAGCCAGGGCAAGGAGATCCAGAGGGAAGCATTCCAGCGGGTACCCCCTTTAGCGATATATCCGCCGAGGATTGGGAGTGTCCCGTTTGCGGCGCAAAGAAAGTCGATTTTGAAGCATATGATGAACCAACCGATGAGTAA